A window of the Loxodonta africana isolate mLoxAfr1 chromosome 3, mLoxAfr1.hap2, whole genome shotgun sequence genome harbors these coding sequences:
- the PLK3 gene encoding serine/threonine-protein kinase PLK3 isoform X6, translating into MEPAAGFLSQRPFPRAAAPPSSPAGPGPPRSAVPGPELEVLAGAPAPDPGRLITDPRSGRTYFKGRLLGKGGFARCYEATDTETGSAYAVKVIPQSRVAKPHQREKILNEIELHRDLQHRHIVRFSHHFEDADNIYIFLELCSRKSLAHIWKARHTLLEPEVRYYLRQILSGLKYLHQRGILHRDLKLGNFFITENMELKVGDFGLAARLEPPEQRKKTICGTPNYVAPEVLLRQGHGPEADVWSLGCVMYTLLCGSPPFETADLKETYRCIKQVHYTLPASLSLPARQLLTAILRASPRDRPSIDQILRHDFFTKGYTPDKLPVTSCMTVPDLTPPNPARSLFAKVTKSLFGRKKNKSKNHPEERDEVSCLVSGLVRTSLGQQDARPEAPAASGPAPVSLVETAPEDSSPRGTLASSGDGFEEGPTVATVVESALCALRNCVAFMPPGKAGVQVVGMMMGVIWLAGQEQVFTASFPMTAEQNPAPLAQPEPLVWVSKWVDYSNKFGFGYQLSSRRVAVLFNDGTHMALSANRKVEICPVWKRWRCLPPHCCCSGSRLIRPYSWCLVMALSR; encoded by the exons ATGGAGCCCGCCGCCGGCTTCCTGTCCCAGCGCCCCTTCCCGCGCGCTGCCGCCCCGCCCTCGTCCCCCGCCGGGCCCGGGCCGCCTCGAAGTGCGGTGCCGGGACCTGAGCTGGAGGTGCTGGCCGGGGCACCGGCGCCGGACCCTGGGCGTCTCATCACGGACCCGCGCAGCGGCCGCACCTACTTCAAAGGCCGCCTGTTGGGCAAG GGGGGCTTCGCTCGCTGCTACGAGGCCACTGACACAGAGACTGGCAGCGCCTACGCGGTCAAAGTCATCCCGCAGAGCCGCGTCGCCAAGCCGCATCAGCGCGAGAAG ATCCTAAACGAGATTGAGCTGCACCGAGATCTGCAGCACCGCCACATCGTGCGTTTCTCACACCACTTTGAGGATGCTGACAACATATACATTTTCCTGGAGCTGTGCAGCCGAAAG TCCCTAGCCCACATCTGGAAGGCCCGACACACCCTTTTGGAGCCAGAGGTGCGTTACTACCTAAGGCAGATCCTTTCAGGCCTCAAGTACCTGCACCAGCGGGGGATCTTGCACCGGGATCTCAAGCTGG GAAATTTTTTCATCACTGAGAACATGGAGCTGAAGGTGGGGGATTTTGGACTGGCTGCCCGGTTGGAGCCCCCAGAGCAGAGGAAGAA GACCATCTGTGGCACCCCCAACTATGTGGCTCCAGAAGTGTTGCTGAGACAGGGCCATGGCCCCGAGGCAGATGTGTGGTCGCTGGGCTGTGTCAT GTATACACTGCTGTGTGGGAGCCCCCCCTTTGAGACAGCTGACCTGAAGGAGACATACCGCTGCATCAAGCAGGTTCACTACACGCTGCCTGCTAGCCTTTCACTGCCTGCCCGGCAGCTCCTGACTGCCATTCTACGGGCCTCGCCCCGAGACCGCCCCTCGATCGACCAGATCTTGCGCCATGACTTCTTTACCAAG GGCTACACCCCTGACAAGCTTCCTGTCACTAGCTGCATGACTGTCCCGGACCTGACACCCCCCAACCCGGCCAGGAGTCTCTTTGCCAAGGTTACCAAGAGCCTCTTTGGCAGGAAGAAGAACAAGA GCAAGAACCATCCTGAGGAGCGGGACGAGGTCTCCTGTTTGGTGAGCGGCCTCGTGCGGACATCCCTTGGCCAACAGGATGCCAGGCCTGAG GCTCCAGCAGCCTCTGGTCCAGCCCCTGTCAGCCTGGTAGAGACAGCACCTGAAGACAGCTCACCCCGTGGGACGCTGGCAAGCAGTGGAGATG GGTTTGAAGAAGGTCCAACTGTGGCCACAGTGGTGGAGTCAGCCCTCTGTGCTCTGAGAAACTGTGTGGCTTTCATGCCTCCAGGTAAGGCTGGGGTCCAGGTCGTTGGAATGATGATGGGAGTTATTTGGCTGGCAGGCCAGGAACAGGTCTTCACTGCCTCCTTTCCCATGACAGCGGAACAGAACCCGGCCCCCCTGGCACAGCCAGAGCCTCTGGTGTGGGTCAGCAAGTGGGTTGACTACTCCAACAAGTTTGGCTTTGGGTATCAACTGTCCAGCCGCCGTGTGGCTGTGCTCTTCAATGATGGCACACACATGGCCCTGTCAGCCAATAGAAA GGTGGAGATCTGCCCAGTGTGGAAGAGGTGGAGGTGCCTGCCCCCCCATTGCTGCTGCAGTGGGTCAAGACTGATCAGGCCCTACTCATGGTGTTTAGTGATGGCACTGTCCAG GTGA